TGCTGCAACAGAAAATGTTAAAGAATATAAATAGGGAAGTTTTTCTGAAGCATTTGCAAAAAACATGGAAGATAGGAAACAATATTTAAATGCAAATAACGCGGATAACGCGGATTCTTTTTACTAAAGTCTCAAATCCGTGTCATCCGCGCTATCCGCGTCTAAAAAAACGTCATGCCAATCTTCTCCTTTCCATTAACATGCCTTGAAACTCATATCCAGTCCTTTCACTGAATGAGTCAGAGCACCTACGGAGATAAAGTCTACACCACATTCGGCATAGTCACGAAGAGTATCAAAGGTGATACCACCCGAAGATTCGGTTTCGTATTTACCGCCCACCATCTCTACTGCTTTTTTCGTCATTTCGGGAGTGAAGTTATCAAACATGATACGGTCTACTCCACCGAGGTCGAGAACTTGTTGCAGTTCGTCGAAGCTGCGGACTTCTATTTCTATCTTCAGGTCTTTACCTTTTTCTTTGCAATAATCTTTAGCACGGGTGATAGCTTTATCAATACCTCCGGCAAAGTCAACGTGATTGTCTTTCAAGAGAATCATATCGAACAGACCGATACGATGGTTTACGCCGCCACCGATTTTCACAGCCATCTTTTCGAGGATGCGCATACCCGGAGTAGTCTTGCGAGTATCCAGTACGCGGGTATTTGTACCTTCCAGCTTCTTTGCGTATTTGCGGGTCATTGTCGCGATGCCGCTCATACGTTGCATCACGTTCAGCATCAGGCGCTCGGTTTGGAGCAATGACTGTACTTTTCCTTCCACTACCATCGCTACATCGCCTGGCTTCACTTCCATTCCGTCGTTAATAAATACTTCGACTTTCATAGTCGGGTCGAAACGGTTGAAGATTTCCTTAGCCACTTCGATACCTGCCAGCACGCCGGCTTCTTTGATAAGCAATTTTGATTTTCCCATTGCCGTAGCCGGGATACATGAAAGGGTGGTATGGTCGCCATCACCTATATCTTCTGCAAAAGCAAGATCGATCAGTTTGTCGATCAGTTCTTTTTCCTTATTCATTGATTTTGTCAATTCTTATTTGGTGTATTAAACATTTATCCTGTACTTTCTTCAAGAAGCAATTCACACGGAAACTTCCCTGCGTAGTAGCCAACGTACCGATAACGAAACTTGACTCGTCCCGTTTTCCCTGATGGTTCACGTTAAATCCGCTGACTTTATTCTCCGTAAAGAAATCCTGCATCATAGCCGTTGCTTTCTGCTTGTCAACGTTTGTCGAGCGACCTTGGAGCACCAGGTTTACCTTGTCCCCCATATACTTACTCAGTTCTTGCGAACTTCCTCTTTTAAATGCCGTAATCACCCCTGCCGGTATCTCTTGTGCCATTAGCAACGAGAGGGAAAGAAGCAAAGCGGCCATTCCTACGAGCACTCGTTTTTTCATAATTACAAGCTTTTAAGTTGAAGTTTAAAGGCTTAAACTTTCAACTAATGATAGGCAAAGGTAAGCATTAATTGCAGAATAACATAAAAAATGCCTATTTTTGTGCATTAATCAGAATTATAGAGGCATGAAAACAACCCTGCTCGTCGTAGGACGAACCGTAGAACAACACTATATCACA
The DNA window shown above is from Bacteroides faecium and carries:
- the nadC gene encoding carboxylating nicotinate-nucleotide diphosphorylase, translated to MNKEKELIDKLIDLAFAEDIGDGDHTTLSCIPATAMGKSKLLIKEAGVLAGIEVAKEIFNRFDPTMKVEVFINDGMEVKPGDVAMVVEGKVQSLLQTERLMLNVMQRMSGIATMTRKYAKKLEGTNTRVLDTRKTTPGMRILEKMAVKIGGGVNHRIGLFDMILLKDNHVDFAGGIDKAITRAKDYCKEKGKDLKIEIEVRSFDELQQVLDLGGVDRIMFDNFTPEMTKKAVEMVGGKYETESSGGITFDTLRDYAECGVDFISVGALTHSVKGLDMSFKAC
- a CDS encoding DUF4783 domain-containing protein; translation: MKKRVLVGMAALLLSLSLLMAQEIPAGVITAFKRGSSQELSKYMGDKVNLVLQGRSTNVDKQKATAMMQDFFTENKVSGFNVNHQGKRDESSFVIGTLATTQGSFRVNCFLKKVQDKCLIHQIRIDKINE